The Desulfovermiculus halophilus DSM 18834 genome contains the following window.
CTGTGGATTTTTGGAGTTTGCCATCTCTTCTGTGTTAAGTTTCGACTTCTTGTGTCGAAGAGTCATTTTTAGTCTGCTGATCCGGTAGGTTCGTTTAGGGGCTGAACGCTTGTGTTCCGGTCGTGACCCGGAGGTGAGGACAAAGACGTATAATAGGATAGGTGGAGAGTTGACAAAAAATAAAGCCTCGGGATAGAGACGATTAAGGATCAAGCGGGTTACATGCCTTGAAGAGGTGAGACATGGGCGAAGACAGGAATATACGGGTCCTGCTCATCGACGATGAGCAGTCGCTGCTCGAGTACCTGGCCAAGCGGCTTCTGCGCGAGGGGTTCACGGTCAAGGTGACTTTTTCCGGAGAAGAAGCTTTGCAGGTGGCGGCTGAAGAAGATTACGACGTTGCTGTCGTGGACTTGAAGATGCCGGGCATGGACGGGGTGGAGACCCAGAGGCGGTTGAAGACCATCCAGCCGGACCTGCAGTGCATAGTGCTCACGGGTCACGGAGGTGCCGAGTCGGCATTGGAAAGCGGACAGGAAGGGGCCTATAATTACCTGCTCAAGCCCATCGAGTTCGAGTCCTTGATGCAGACCATACGCGATGCATATCAGTACAAAATGAAACAGAAAAAGGGCAGGCCTGCCGAGCACGAGGGCCAGCCGTCTGCAGACCCGCAGGAGTCGGGAATGAAGAAAGCCATCCGCAAGCTGCGCAGCCTGTACGGCATACGAAATGACTGAGCCCCGCAATACACCCAGACCCAGATTTCCCGGTCTGCAACTGACTCCTTCCCAGCTGTCCGGTCTTGTCCGCGGACTGTGCGAATGCACGAACAATGTCTTGTGCATTTTGGACTGGGAGGGCAGGGTGTTGGATGTCAGCTCCCGCGGGGAACATCTGCTGGGCTGGGATGCGCAGCACATAGCCGACTCGCCGCTTCAGGATCTGGTTGCAAGCCCCGAGGAGCTCGAGGAACTGGTGGCAGCTGCCAAGTCCCAGGGCTGCGGAGAGCAGGAGATATGGTTCCGGCATGCCCAGGGACATACCGCCCCCTTTCGGGTCTATCTCTGCCAATGGACGGACGACGCAGGAACGGCCCAGGGACTGCTGGCTGTGGCCAGCGATCAGTCCATGTGGCATAGGTTCCAGGAAGACCTGGTGCGCATAGACCGCTTGACCGAGATGGGGCGCATGGCTGCATCCATTGTTCACGATCTGAAGAACCCGCTGTCCGTGATCAACCAGGCTGCGGGATGGGGCAAGGTGGTGGTCGAAGATGCCCGCGGCCTGTCGGACGAAGACCGGAAGGAGTTGACTCAGACC
Protein-coding sequences here:
- a CDS encoding response regulator, translated to MGEDRNIRVLLIDDEQSLLEYLAKRLLREGFTVKVTFSGEEALQVAAEEDYDVAVVDLKMPGMDGVETQRRLKTIQPDLQCIVLTGHGGAESALESGQEGAYNYLLKPIEFESLMQTIRDAYQYKMKQKKGRPAEHEGQPSADPQESGMKKAIRKLRSLYGIRND
- a CDS encoding sensor histidine kinase, producing MTEPRNTPRPRFPGLQLTPSQLSGLVRGLCECTNNVLCILDWEGRVLDVSSRGEHLLGWDAQHIADSPLQDLVASPEELEELVAAAKSQGCGEQEIWFRHAQGHTAPFRVYLCQWTDDAGTAQGLLAVASDQSMWHRFQEDLVRIDRLTEMGRMAASIVHDLKNPLSVINQAAGWGKVVVEDARGLSDEDRKELTQTLQEIEAQTSRGRSITNQVLDFVRDTGPERKEFSLQVLIQDTMRYLEPELKYVPAQVSTDLPKDAVNVHSDYKLLQQVLVNILSNAIYAVREHQDSSGRLDITLREEETGGHIRIADNGPGIPEKVQDRIFELFYTTKPEGKGTGLGLPICRKIMKRLGGSIWFESQIGTGTTFHLSLPKQRPVRS